Below is a window of Blastopirellula marina DNA.
CCGCCAGGCCTCGCGCGAAGCGTTGATCTTGCTCACGTAATAACGATTTGAATTGACTGAAATCTTCGAACGACTTTCCATTGGGGAGCGTACCGGATGAGTCAATTGCTGGCGAATTCCTTCCTCGGAAGTCTTCGCCATCTTGCTGGGTTCGCCACTGACCGATGACGTTAAAGTTTTCCAAAGCAAACCCATAACAGTCGATCGTTCGATGACATGCCGCGCACGATTGGATTTGTTGATGCTGCACCAGCCGTTCACGAACAGTAAGTCGTTCTCCTTGAATGTTCGGCTCCACTTCGCCGGCGTTCGGTGGTGGCGGATTGGGGGGATCGTTGAACAGCACCTCTCGGACGTAAACACCGCGGTTCACTGGCTTCGTTCTTGTTCCATCGGAGCCTCGCAAAGCCACGCCAGCCATGCCCAGGAGACCACCGCGGGGCGAATCTTGCGGAAGCATAACTCGCGTGAAGTTGTCTCCTTCTACTCCCTCAATTTCATAGAACTTGGCAAGTCGCTCGTTCACCATCGTCCAGTTCGAATCGAGAAACGCCAAGGTCGATTCATCATTACGAAGGACTTGATCGAAGAAGGCGAGCGGCTGCTGAACCATCGCTTCGCCCAGTTTTTCGTTGTAGTCCCGATACAGACGAGCGTCCGGTAGAAAGTTGCGAAACTCGTTCGTCTTCAGCCATTGAGCACCAAATCCCCGAGTTAAGCCAGTTCGCTTTTCGTCAGCCAACATCCGATCGACTTGATCCAAAATGATTCCAGAGTCACGAAGCTTTCCCTCGCTTGCCAGTGCGAACAATTCCTCGTCTGGCATGCTCGACCACAGAAAATAGCTCAGGCGTGAGGCAATCTCCCAGTCATTTAGTGTTCTAGTTTCGGTGGCTGTTGATGGTTCAGTGATGTACAGAAACTTGGGAGAACAAAGCACCGCGACCAGTCCGGTTCGGACCGCATCATGAAATGAAGCCCCAGAATTGAGCTCGCTTTGACACAGTGTCACCACACGATCGACTTCGCTTGTGGTTACCGGTCGACGAAACGCCAGGGGGAGGAAATGCTCGAATATCTCACGCAGGTATTGAGCATCCTCAGTCGCTCCCTCGCCTCGAAAAAAGACGATCTCATGGCTTTTTGGCGGCCATTGTTCATAAAGCGGACCTTCGCATTCAAGCCAGTCAACAACCAGTTTCCGAAGCTTCGATTTGTCAGCTGCATCTGGATTGGGCTTACTCCAGGTAAGGTTTTCCAACTGCTGCCGTGATTGCAGACGCATGACTTGCTCGAAGTCTTTTGCCTCGCCGAATTCCTGCTGTTTTCGGCGGACGTCGTTGCCGACACGGCTCGAAATGTTAAAGCCAGTTTCGTTAACAATAGATACATTGTATTCGCCACATTTGGGATCACGTGGCACGAGGATCTCGTAGATCTCAGGCGTTTCGGAGACTTCTTTTTCTAGAAGTAGTTGCTGATCTGCGTTGGGATGGTTTTGTTGTACTCGCATGACGACCGGTTTGCCGTCTTCACCTGGTTCGCCCCAAGCGCGGACACGAATGCGATACATGCCTTCCACGGGAATCTCCTCCCGGAGACCGGGGTATTTCATCACGCCGAAGGATCGCGTCGAGCCTTGCATCAGGACGATCGCCTTTTCCTGGCAGTCGATTCCCGGCGAGGCACACAAGTAGCGTATCGCGCGGTTCTCAGCGATGTCCTCCATTTCCAAACGCATCTTTTCCGTCGGAAACGGCGGAGGACCGTCTACGATGGCCGCGTCTGCGATGCGCTGGGCAACTTCAAAGTATTTATCTAAGAGCGAAGGATCGAGCATCAACGCCACCGAGACCTTGTCGAAGCCTTCGGCCGTTCCGTCGGGCGGAAGAATCGTTTCAGGGCTCTCGCCAGGCAGGTATTTCAGGGCGAACAGATCGCGAACCGTGTTGGCATACTCGGCCCGATTCATTCGACGTAGGATTACCTTTCCCTGGGCACCAAGCTTGTTGCGTTCCGCATGGCGTAGCTCGGTTGCAATCCATCCCGCCACGGTGGCCACTTCATCAACACTAGGAGTTGCGGAGCCTTCGGGAGGCATTTCTCCCAGGTTAATCTTGTCCATGACCTCGATCCACGTGCTCGCAGTCGTCGCGTGGGAGAAGTCGGGCTTGAGATTATCGAGTCGCAAGTCGGCTTCCTGGGCCTCTGTTCCATGACATTCCACGCAGTAGGTCTTCAGGAACTTGCCAATCTGTGCGTGGTCGATGGGGCGGCCGGTGGTTTCAGATACTGTCTGACCAAGGGCAACAGAAGCCGACAACCAACTGGCCAAAAAAAACAAGGCAAGCGGCAGAGGGATTCTGGATGAGAACTTGGTCGCAAAACGACCAAAGGACGTCAATTTAGGGAATGCCATCGCGGATGATACGTATTGAGGGGCATATCAGTGAGAGCTCGCTTCTAGTTTACTCCATGCCGGAGTCGTCTATGAAACGATGGAAGAGCTCGATTCCATGATCTTATGATCCGAAACCGCAAATAGTTACGGTGCTCGCAGTGTAGACGAAACGATCGTCTAAGATCACGCTGACGACCCTTCCCTTAAAAGACACTTCAGGGCGTTAAGGGTAGTGAAAGCGATGTTGGTCAGTCGTTCGCTGAGTTTTGTCCCTTAGAAGTCAATGATTTGATGAATCGGCTTTCCGTGGTCGATTTCAAGGCGCTTTCGACCAGGAATTTCAAGCTGACGTGAGTCCAGACCCAATTGGTGGAGAATGGTTGCGTGGACATCGGTGACGTAGTGTCGATCTTCCACCGCGTGGAAGCCAATTTCGTCGGTTGCCCCATGCACCACCCCACGTTTCAGACCGCCGCCTGCCATCCAGACGGAAAAGCCGAAGATATGATGATCGCGACCATCCGCACCTTGGCTGCCAGGCGTGCGGCCAAATTCAGTGCAGAAGATCACAAGGGTCTCATCGAGAAGACCCCGTCGATCGAGATCTTGCAGCAGACCGCCTATCGGTTGGTCGACGGCTTGGGCGAGTCTGCCGTGATTGCTCTTCAAACCACTATGCGAATCCCAGGCACCAGCTCCACCGCCACCATGTTGAATCTGGATGAAGCGAATGCCTTGTTCCACCATTCGTCGCGCCGCGAGAAGCTGCATCCCGAATTCCTGACTATGTGGCTTATCGATCCCATATAACCCCTTGGTTTCGTCCGTCTCTTGCGAGAAGTCAACGATATCAGGGATCGACGATTGCATGCGAAACGCCAGCTCATACGAAGCGATTCGGGCCTCCATGGCCGGATCGTGAGGATAGTCGGTTCCACGAAGACTATTCAGTCGTCCGAGAAGGTCACGTCCAATCAGCTGGCTCTGGCGTGGAATGGGTTTACTTGGCTGGCTGAAGTCTAGCGGATTATTCGGATCGATCCGAAGAGGAACGGCATCGTGCGCAGGTCCAAGGTAATGACCGTCCCGCTTGTTCCAATACTCTCGTTTACCGATCGAGACGAATTGCGGGAGGTTATCATTAAGGGAACCAAGGCCGTAGTGCACCCATGCCCCAAGCGTCGGAAAATTGCCGTCGTTACGGTGGCGTCCGGTATGAAACTGAGTTTGAGCACCGTGGTTGCTATCGGTGGTCCACATCGATCGGACCACGGCCAACTTGTCGGCTTGACCAGCGATGTGAGGGAACCAGTCACTGATCTCAATGCCGCTCTGGCCATGCTTTTTGAAGCCTACTTGAAGCGGGTAGAGTGTGTTCCTTTGCTTCCCATTTCCATCGGGGGCGACCAGGCGTTCGAGGGCAAGTTTCTTCGGATCTTGCGTATCGGCAAAAGGTGTCTCGGCGATTGTCTTGCCAGCGTACTTGGTCAGCATCGGCTTCGGATCGAAGCTTTCCATCTGGCTAACACCGCCGTTC
It encodes the following:
- a CDS encoding DUF1501 domain-containing protein, with product MTQSESNGLPRRGFLADMGLGFTGLALGAMLGRDGIARADWAPPTGEPHVPPKAKSVIWLFMNGGVSQMESFDPKPMLTKYAGKTIAETPFADTQDPKKLALERLVAPDGNGKQRNTLYPLQVGFKKHGQSGIEISDWFPHIAGQADKLAVVRSMWTTDSNHGAQTQFHTGRHRNDGNFPTLGAWVHYGLGSLNDNLPQFVSIGKREYWNKRDGHYLGPAHDAVPLRIDPNNPLDFSQPSKPIPRQSQLIGRDLLGRLNSLRGTDYPHDPAMEARIASYELAFRMQSSIPDIVDFSQETDETKGLYGIDKPHSQEFGMQLLAARRMVEQGIRFIQIQHGGGGAGAWDSHSGLKSNHGRLAQAVDQPIGGLLQDLDRRGLLDETLVIFCTEFGRTPGSQGADGRDHHIFGFSVWMAGGGLKRGVVHGATDEIGFHAVEDRHYVTDVHATILHQLGLDSRQLEIPGRKRLEIDHGKPIHQIIDF
- a CDS encoding DUF1592 domain-containing protein, whose protein sequence is MSASVALGQTVSETTGRPIDHAQIGKFLKTYCVECHGTEAQEADLRLDNLKPDFSHATTASTWIEVMDKINLGEMPPEGSATPSVDEVATVAGWIATELRHAERNKLGAQGKVILRRMNRAEYANTVRDLFALKYLPGESPETILPPDGTAEGFDKVSVALMLDPSLLDKYFEVAQRIADAAIVDGPPPFPTEKMRLEMEDIAENRAIRYLCASPGIDCQEKAIVLMQGSTRSFGVMKYPGLREEIPVEGMYRIRVRAWGEPGEDGKPVVMRVQQNHPNADQQLLLEKEVSETPEIYEILVPRDPKCGEYNVSIVNETGFNISSRVGNDVRRKQQEFGEAKDFEQVMRLQSRQQLENLTWSKPNPDAADKSKLRKLVVDWLECEGPLYEQWPPKSHEIVFFRGEGATEDAQYLREIFEHFLPLAFRRPVTTSEVDRVVTLCQSELNSGASFHDAVRTGLVAVLCSPKFLYITEPSTATETRTLNDWEIASRLSYFLWSSMPDEELFALASEGKLRDSGIILDQVDRMLADEKRTGLTRGFGAQWLKTNEFRNFLPDARLYRDYNEKLGEAMVQQPLAFFDQVLRNDESTLAFLDSNWTMVNERLAKFYEIEGVEGDNFTRVMLPQDSPRGGLLGMAGVALRGSDGTRTKPVNRGVYVREVLFNDPPNPPPPNAGEVEPNIQGERLTVRERLVQHQQIQSCAACHRTIDCYGFALENFNVIGQWRTQQDGEDFRGRNSPAIDSSGTLPNGKSFEDFSQFKSLLREQDQRFARGLAEKMLIYALGRPIEASDRGLVDQLVQQMQQQDYTLRSLIHGIVLSEAFRTK